A part of Aquaspirillum sp. LM1 genomic DNA contains:
- a CDS encoding acetyl-CoA C-acyltransferase yields MSKQIQEAYIVATTRTPVGKAPRGMLRHVRPDDMLAHVLKGALAQVPELDVNLINDVVVGCAFPEAEQGLNMARIGALLAGLPETVGGLTINRYCSSGINAVQIAADRIRTGEADVVIAAGSESMSMVPMMGNKVSLNPAIFAKDENYAIAYGMGLTAEKVAQQWKVSREDQDAFAVESHRRAIAAIQSGAFANEITPLDATYRTPNLATGEVILRNKVLDTDEGPRLDTTLEGLAKLKTVFDAKGSVTAGNSSQMSDGAGAVVLVSEKVLKQFNLTPLARYVSFAVKGVPPAIMGIGPKVAIPAALANAGIAQSDLKWIELNEAFAAQALAVIRDLELDPAVINPNGGAIALGHPLGATGAIRTATLVHGMRRRGETGYGMVTMCIGTGMGAAGILEIL; encoded by the coding sequence ATGAGCAAACAGATTCAAGAAGCCTATATCGTCGCCACCACCCGCACCCCGGTGGGCAAAGCCCCGCGCGGCATGCTGCGCCACGTCCGCCCGGACGACATGCTGGCCCACGTGCTCAAGGGCGCGCTGGCGCAAGTGCCGGAACTGGATGTCAACCTGATCAACGATGTGGTGGTGGGCTGCGCCTTCCCCGAAGCCGAGCAAGGCCTGAACATGGCCCGCATCGGCGCCCTGCTGGCCGGCCTGCCGGAAACCGTCGGCGGCCTCACCATCAACCGCTACTGCTCGTCCGGCATCAACGCCGTGCAAATCGCCGCCGACCGCATCCGCACGGGTGAAGCCGACGTGGTGATTGCCGCCGGTTCGGAATCCATGTCCATGGTGCCGATGATGGGCAACAAGGTGTCGCTGAACCCGGCCATTTTTGCCAAAGACGAAAACTACGCCATCGCCTACGGCATGGGCCTGACCGCAGAAAAAGTTGCCCAGCAGTGGAAAGTCAGCCGCGAAGACCAGGACGCCTTTGCCGTGGAATCCCACCGCCGCGCCATCGCCGCCATCCAGTCTGGCGCCTTTGCCAATGAAATCACCCCGCTGGACGCCACCTACCGCACGCCCAACCTGGCCACTGGCGAAGTGATTCTGCGCAATAAAGTGCTGGACACCGACGAAGGCCCGCGCCTGGACACCACGCTGGAAGGCCTGGCCAAGCTGAAAACCGTGTTCGACGCCAAGGGCAGCGTCACCGCCGGCAACAGCTCGCAAATGTCCGACGGCGCTGGCGCCGTGGTGCTGGTCAGCGAAAAGGTGCTCAAGCAGTTCAACCTCACCCCGCTGGCCCGCTATGTCAGCTTTGCCGTCAAAGGTGTGCCGCCGGCCATCATGGGCATCGGCCCGAAAGTGGCCATCCCCGCCGCCCTGGCCAACGCCGGCATCGCCCAGTCCGACCTGAAATGGATTGAACTGAACGAAGCCTTCGCCGCCCAGGCACTGGCGGTGATCCGCGACCTGGAGCTGGACCCGGCAGTGATTAACCCCAACGGCGGTGCCATCGCCCTGGGCCACCCGCTGGGTGCCACCGGCGCCATCCGCACCGCCACCCTGGTACACGGCATGCGCCGCCGTGGCGAAACCGGCTACGGCATGGTCACCATGTGCATCGGCACCGGCATGGGCGCAGCGGGCATTTTGGAAATTCTTTGA
- a CDS encoding RNA-guided endonuclease TnpB family protein — MQRLQAYRFELKLNGEQQRLMRRFAGSCRHVYNKALALQQARHEAGEKKLGYAALCKALTEWKARPETLWLNETPSQALQQALKNLEHAYKNFFEKRANFPRFKKKGQSDSFRYPKGIKLDQGNSRIFLPKLGWLRYRNSRDVLGEVKNATVSQSGGKWFVSIQTEREVDQPLPQGEAVGIDMGIARFATLSDGRHIEPLNSFKKHQQRLARYQRAMSRKVKFSNNWKKAKAQIQRIHTRIANTRKDFLHKASCQISQNHAMIAIEDLQVRNMSKSAKGNSEQHGKRVKQKSGLNRSILDQGWCEFRRQLEYKAAWNGGFVVAVPPQYTSQTCPCCGHVSKDNRQVQTKFACVECAYEENADLVGAINILARGHRVLACGESVQSGRSVKQEPTEATQAIVA; from the coding sequence ATGCAACGTCTTCAAGCCTACCGATTCGAGCTAAAGCTCAACGGCGAACAACAGCGCCTCATGCGCCGCTTTGCCGGTTCGTGTCGGCACGTCTACAACAAGGCGCTGGCGTTGCAGCAGGCGCGGCATGAGGCGGGAGAAAAGAAGCTCGGCTACGCCGCTCTATGCAAGGCGCTAACCGAATGGAAGGCGCGGCCGGAAACGCTCTGGCTGAACGAAACGCCAAGCCAAGCATTGCAACAGGCACTCAAGAATCTGGAACACGCCTACAAAAACTTCTTCGAGAAACGTGCCAATTTTCCGCGCTTCAAGAAAAAAGGCCAGTCGGACAGTTTCCGCTATCCGAAAGGCATCAAACTCGATCAGGGCAACAGCCGCATCTTCCTGCCGAAGCTGGGTTGGCTGCGCTACCGCAACAGCCGTGACGTGTTGGGCGAGGTCAAGAACGCGACCGTCAGCCAGTCAGGCGGCAAGTGGTTTGTGTCGATCCAAACGGAGCGCGAAGTCGATCAGCCTTTGCCGCAAGGTGAGGCTGTTGGCATCGACATGGGTATCGCCCGTTTCGCCACTCTGAGCGATGGACGCCATATCGAACCGCTCAACAGCTTCAAGAAACACCAGCAACGGCTGGCGCGCTACCAGCGAGCCATGAGCCGCAAAGTCAAATTCAGCAATAACTGGAAGAAGGCGAAAGCCCAGATCCAGCGCATTCACACTCGCATCGCCAATACCCGGAAAGACTTCCTGCACAAAGCTTCGTGCCAGATCAGCCAAAACCACGCCATGATCGCCATCGAAGATTTGCAGGTTCGGAATATGTCCAAGTCTGCCAAGGGCAACAGCGAACAGCACGGCAAGAGGGTGAAGCAGAAGTCCGGCCTGAATCGTTCGATTCTCGATCAAGGTTGGTGCGAGTTTCGCCGACAACTGGAGTACAAGGCTGCGTGGAATGGCGGTTTCGTCGTCGCCGTGCCGCCGCAATACACCAGTCAAACCTGTCCGTGCTGCGGCCACGTATCGAAAGACAACCGTCAGGTACAAACGAAATTCGCCTGCGTCGAGTGTGCCTACGAAGAAAACGCCGATCTAGTCGGCGCAATCAATATCCTAGCGCGAGGGCATCGCGTTTTAGCCTGTGGAGAGTCGGTGCAGTCGGGCCGCTCGGTGAAGCAGGAACCCACCGAAGCAACTCAGGCGATTGTCGCCTGA
- the tnpA gene encoding IS200/IS605 family transposase has translation MFNMHVNLVFVAKYRCKVFDSAANDRLRELFTKVCNDFEAQLVEMDGERDHVHLLVSYPPKAPVSALVNSLKGASSRVLRKERPDIAKRFDYKGVLWSPSYFASSCGGAPISIIRQYIEQQATPT, from the coding sequence ATTTTTAACATGCACGTCAATTTGGTCTTTGTGGCGAAGTATCGTTGCAAAGTATTCGACTCGGCAGCTAACGACAGGCTGCGCGAACTGTTTACCAAGGTTTGCAACGACTTCGAGGCGCAACTGGTCGAAATGGACGGCGAGCGCGACCATGTGCATTTATTGGTCAGCTATCCGCCGAAAGCGCCGGTGTCTGCCTTGGTCAATAGCTTGAAAGGTGCATCCAGTCGTGTGCTGCGAAAAGAAAGGCCAGACATCGCCAAACGCTTCGACTACAAGGGTGTGCTGTGGTCGCCGTCCTACTTTGCATCCTCTTGCGGCGGCGCTCCGATCAGCATCATTCGCCAATACATTGAGCAGCAGGCGACTCCAACTTAA
- the putA gene encoding trifunctional transcriptional regulator/proline dehydrogenase/L-glutamate gamma-semialdehyde dehydrogenase gives MPSFTELSRAQTPLRDAITSAYRRDERECVHTLVPQASLSPAQVLDVKGLARRLVTEVRAKRTRASGVDALMHEFSLSSQEGVALMCLAEALLRIPDKHTADRLIRDKISKGDWKAHLGQSQSLFVNAATWGLVVTGKLVSTHSETSLSSALTRLIAKQGEPVIRKGVDLAMRMLGKQFVTGETIDEALANGREREARGYRFSYDMLGEAAMTEADAQRYLADYEMAIHAIGKASTGRGVYEGPGISVKLSAIHPRYSRAQRERVMSELLPRLKKLLVLAKQYDIGLNIDAEEADRMELSLDLLEALAFDADLAGWNGIGLVVQAYQKRCPYIIDYLIDLARRSNHRFMIRLVKGAYWDAEIKRAQVDGLPGYPVYTRKVYTDVSYLACAQKLLAAQDAIYPQFATHNAYSLAAVYELGEGKDYEFQCLHGMGETLYDQVVGDDKLGRACRIYAPVGSHETLLAYLVRRLLENGANTSFVNRIVDETVSIDDLIADPVEESLRLDGQPHDKIALPRALYGAVRANSRGIDLSSEHALATLSLGLADSSHEPWQALPILADGDVTSAAALPVLNPANHADKVGTVQEATLADVDAALSAATAAAPRWAATPVTERAACLLRVADAMEDNLATLMGLAIREAGKSIPNAIAEVREAIDFCRYYAERISLEFHNDTHQALGPVVCISPWNFPLAIFTGEVAAALAAGNPVLAKPAEQTALIATLAVRLFHAAGVPRDVLQLLPGRGEVVGAALTGDARIKGGIFTGSTEVAKLIHRTLAARSEEVPLIAETGGQNAMIVDSSALPEQVVADVINSAFDSAGQRCSALRVLYLQEDIADKVVSMLKGAMDQLTVGNPALLSTDIGPVIDAEARDGLLAHITRMKGEARSCYQTRLGDDCTNGTFVPPTLFEIDRIDQLKREVFGPVLHVIRFAAPELAQVIRDINATGYGLTLGVHSRIDDTIDLVCDTAHVGNIYVNRNIVGAVVGVQPFGGEGLSGTGPKAGGPLYLHRLIRSARAPQLAAPEQAPPALERLAQLRAALPMLKCLSRQECDQLQHWADLAARHTPLAQMQTLPGPTGETNTLRFAPRGTVACVADHAPALVAQLIAALATDNRVLLGGAAADEVMHALPQTLAIAWLASPVTQPTLDAVLYAGDAAGASALRQALAERSGALVSVHGVDQVGEADLYRLVAERTVSVNTTAAGGNASLMTIGD, from the coding sequence ATGCCGTCGTTTACCGAACTGTCCCGCGCACAAACCCCGCTGCGTGACGCCATCACTTCTGCTTACCGCCGCGACGAACGCGAATGCGTTCACACGCTGGTTCCGCAAGCCTCGCTCTCTCCCGCCCAGGTGCTGGACGTCAAGGGCCTGGCGCGCCGGCTGGTAACCGAAGTGCGCGCCAAGCGGACCCGGGCCAGTGGCGTGGACGCGCTGATGCATGAATTTTCGCTGTCCAGCCAGGAAGGCGTGGCGCTGATGTGTCTGGCCGAAGCGCTGCTGCGCATCCCGGACAAGCACACCGCCGACCGCCTGATCCGCGACAAGATCAGCAAGGGCGACTGGAAAGCCCACCTGGGGCAAAGCCAGTCGCTGTTTGTCAACGCCGCCACCTGGGGCCTGGTGGTCACTGGCAAGCTGGTGTCCACTCACAGCGAAACCAGCCTGTCCTCGGCGCTCACCCGCCTGATTGCCAAACAGGGTGAGCCGGTGATCCGCAAGGGCGTGGACCTGGCCATGCGCATGCTGGGCAAGCAGTTTGTCACCGGCGAAACCATCGACGAAGCACTGGCCAATGGCCGCGAGCGCGAAGCGCGCGGCTATCGCTTCAGCTACGACATGCTGGGCGAAGCGGCCATGACCGAAGCCGACGCCCAGCGCTATCTGGCCGACTACGAAATGGCCATCCACGCCATCGGCAAGGCCTCGACTGGCCGTGGCGTGTACGAAGGGCCGGGCATTTCGGTCAAGCTGTCGGCCATCCACCCGCGCTATAGCCGCGCCCAGCGCGAACGGGTGATGAGCGAGCTGCTGCCGCGCCTGAAAAAACTGCTGGTGCTGGCCAAGCAATACGATATCGGCCTGAACATCGACGCCGAAGAAGCCGACCGCATGGAGCTGTCGCTGGATTTGCTGGAAGCGCTGGCGTTTGATGCCGACCTGGCCGGCTGGAACGGCATTGGCCTGGTGGTGCAGGCTTACCAGAAACGCTGCCCGTACATCATCGACTACCTGATTGACCTGGCCCGGCGCAGCAACCACCGCTTCATGATTCGTCTGGTGAAGGGCGCTTACTGGGATGCCGAAATCAAGCGCGCCCAGGTGGACGGCCTGCCGGGTTATCCGGTGTACACCCGCAAGGTGTACACCGACGTGTCTTACCTGGCCTGCGCGCAAAAGCTGCTGGCCGCGCAAGACGCCATCTACCCGCAGTTCGCCACCCACAATGCCTACTCGCTGGCGGCGGTGTACGAGCTGGGCGAAGGCAAGGATTACGAATTCCAGTGCCTGCACGGCATGGGCGAAACCCTGTACGACCAGGTGGTGGGCGACGACAAGCTGGGCCGTGCCTGCCGCATTTACGCGCCGGTGGGCTCGCATGAAACCCTGCTGGCCTATCTGGTGCGCCGTCTGCTGGAAAACGGGGCCAATACCTCGTTTGTGAACCGCATTGTGGACGAAACCGTCAGCATCGACGACCTGATTGCCGACCCGGTGGAAGAGTCCCTCCGTCTGGATGGTCAGCCGCACGACAAGATTGCCCTGCCGCGCGCGCTGTACGGCGCGGTGCGCGCCAACTCGCGTGGCATTGATCTGTCCAGCGAACACGCGCTGGCCACCCTGTCGCTGGGCCTGGCGGACAGCAGCCATGAACCCTGGCAGGCCCTGCCGATTCTGGCCGACGGCGATGTGACCAGCGCCGCCGCGCTGCCGGTACTCAACCCGGCCAACCACGCCGACAAGGTGGGCACGGTGCAGGAAGCCACGCTGGCCGATGTCGATGCCGCGCTGAGCGCCGCCACCGCTGCCGCACCGCGCTGGGCCGCCACCCCGGTGACCGAACGTGCCGCCTGCCTGCTGCGCGTGGCCGACGCCATGGAAGACAATCTGGCCACGCTGATGGGCCTGGCGATTCGCGAAGCCGGTAAATCCATTCCCAACGCCATTGCCGAAGTACGCGAGGCGATTGATTTCTGCCGTTACTACGCCGAACGCATCAGCCTGGAATTCCACAATGACACCCATCAGGCGCTGGGCCCGGTGGTGTGCATCAGCCCGTGGAATTTCCCGCTGGCCATCTTTACCGGCGAAGTGGCCGCCGCGCTGGCCGCCGGCAACCCGGTGCTGGCCAAGCCGGCAGAACAAACCGCGCTGATTGCCACCCTGGCCGTGCGCCTGTTCCACGCCGCCGGCGTGCCGCGTGATGTGCTGCAACTGCTGCCGGGCCGGGGCGAAGTGGTGGGCGCGGCGCTGACCGGCGACGCCCGTATCAAGGGCGGCATCTTCACCGGCTCGACCGAAGTGGCCAAGCTGATTCACCGCACCCTGGCGGCGCGCAGCGAAGAAGTGCCGCTGATTGCCGAAACCGGCGGCCAGAACGCCATGATCGTCGACAGCTCGGCACTGCCCGAGCAAGTGGTGGCCGACGTGATCAACTCGGCCTTCGACAGCGCCGGCCAGCGCTGCTCGGCACTGCGCGTGCTGTATCTGCAGGAAGACATTGCCGACAAAGTAGTGAGCATGCTCAAGGGCGCGATGGACCAGCTGACCGTGGGCAACCCGGCGCTGCTGTCCACCGACATTGGCCCGGTCATCGACGCCGAAGCGCGCGACGGCCTGCTGGCGCACATCACCCGGATGAAGGGCGAAGCCAGAAGCTGCTACCAGACCCGCCTGGGCGACGATTGCACCAACGGCACCTTTGTGCCGCCGACGCTGTTTGAAATCGACCGCATCGACCAGCTCAAGCGCGAAGTGTTTGGCCCGGTGCTGCATGTCATCCGCTTTGCCGCGCCAGAGCTGGCCCAGGTGATCCGTGACATCAACGCCACCGGTTACGGCCTGACCCTGGGCGTACACAGCCGCATCGACGACACTATTGATCTGGTGTGCGACACCGCCCATGTGGGCAATATCTACGTCAACCGTAATATCGTCGGCGCAGTGGTCGGCGTGCAGCCGTTTGGCGGTGAAGGCTTGTCTGGCACCGGCCCGAAAGCCGGCGGCCCGCTGTATCTGCACCGGCTGATCCGCAGCGCGCGTGCGCCGCAACTGGCCGCCCCGGAGCAAGCGCCGCCCGCGCTGGAGCGTCTGGCCCAGCTGCGCGCCGCGCTGCCGATGCTGAAATGCCTGAGCCGTCAGGAATGCGACCAGTTGCAACACTGGGCCGACCTGGCCGCCCGCCACACCCCGCTGGCGCAGATGCAAACCCTGCCAGGGCCGACCGGGGAAACCAACACCCTGCGCTTTGCCCCGCGCGGCACGGTAGCCTGCGTGGCCGACCACGCCCCGGCGCTGGTGGCGCAGCTGATTGCCGCGCTGGCCACCGACAACCGCGTGCTGCTGGGTGGCGCGGCGGCGGACGAAGTGATGCACGCGCTGCCGCAAACGCTGGCCATTGCCTGGCTGGCCTCGCCGGTCACCCAGCCAACGCTGGATGCCGTGCTGTACGCTGGCGACGCCGCCGGAGCCAGCGCGCTGCGTCAGGCGCTGGCCGAACGCAGCGGCGCGCTGGTCAGCGTGCATGGGGTCGATCAAGTGGGCGAAGCCGATTTGTACCGGCTGGTGGCCGAACGCACGGTAAGCGTGAACACCACGGCGGCAGGTGGGAATGCCAGCCTGATGACGATTGGCGATTAA
- a CDS encoding branched-chain amino acid ABC transporter substrate-binding protein — protein MSHKLLTISCAVAAALSIAACGKKEEAKPADTAAAPAAAAPAGDLVVKLGFAAPLTGPQAHYGEEYKNGVTLAIEDANAEKPTIDGKPVKFELVAEDDLADPKAATQIAQKFVDAKVNGIIGHFNSGTSIPASKIYSDAGIPQVAMATAPAYTQQGFKTTFRSMTSDTQQGTVMGKFVVEVLKAKKVAIIDDRTAYGQGLADEFEKAVKANGGEVVKREFTTDKATDFAAILTTLKGVSPDAVFYGGADAQSAPMAKQMKRLGLKAPLVSGEMTKTPTFLKLAGKEAEGSIASLAGLPLDQMPKGKDYETRYKARFNADVATYSPYGYDATRVVIEAMKKANSVEPAKYLPELAKIEYAGVTSSSWAYDDKGDLKDGGITVYKVENGEWKVMQTVGK, from the coding sequence ATGTCTCACAAACTTTTGACCATCTCGTGCGCAGTGGCTGCTGCGTTGTCCATCGCCGCCTGCGGCAAGAAGGAAGAAGCCAAGCCGGCAGACACCGCTGCGGCCCCGGCTGCTGCGGCTCCGGCAGGTGACCTGGTGGTCAAGCTGGGTTTTGCCGCGCCGCTGACCGGCCCGCAAGCCCACTACGGTGAAGAATATAAAAACGGCGTGACCCTGGCCATCGAAGATGCCAACGCTGAAAAACCGACCATCGACGGCAAGCCGGTGAAGTTTGAGCTGGTGGCCGAAGACGACCTGGCCGACCCGAAGGCAGCCACCCAGATCGCGCAAAAGTTTGTGGACGCCAAGGTGAACGGCATTATCGGTCACTTCAACTCGGGCACCTCGATCCCGGCTTCCAAGATCTATTCCGACGCCGGCATTCCGCAAGTGGCCATGGCCACCGCCCCGGCCTACACCCAGCAAGGCTTCAAGACCACCTTCCGTTCGATGACCTCGGACACCCAGCAAGGCACGGTGATGGGCAAGTTTGTGGTGGAAGTGCTCAAGGCCAAGAAAGTGGCGATCATCGACGACCGCACCGCCTATGGCCAAGGTCTGGCTGATGAATTCGAAAAGGCCGTCAAGGCCAACGGCGGCGAAGTGGTGAAGCGTGAATTCACCACCGACAAGGCCACCGACTTTGCCGCCATTCTGACCACCCTGAAGGGCGTCAGCCCGGATGCGGTGTTCTACGGCGGTGCCGACGCCCAGTCCGCCCCGATGGCCAAGCAGATGAAGCGCCTGGGCCTGAAAGCGCCGCTGGTGTCGGGCGAAATGACCAAGACCCCCACCTTCCTGAAGCTGGCCGGCAAGGAAGCCGAAGGCAGCATCGCCTCGCTGGCTGGCCTGCCGCTGGACCAAATGCCCAAGGGCAAGGACTACGAAACCCGCTACAAGGCACGTTTCAATGCTGACGTGGCCACCTACTCGCCGTACGGCTACGACGCCACCCGCGTGGTGATCGAAGCGATGAAGAAAGCCAACTCGGTTGAGCCGGCCAAGTACCTGCCGGAACTGGCCAAGATCGAATACGCTGGCGTAACCTCGTCGAGCTGGGCCTACGACGACAAGGGTGACCTGAAAGACGGCGGCATCACCGTGTACAAGGTAGAAAACGGCGAATGGAAGGTCATGCAGACCGTGGGCAAGTAA
- a CDS encoding prephenate dehydrogenase/arogenate dehydrogenase family protein: protein MVRSIGKLVVIGVGLIGGSFALAMKRAGLVSQVVGVGRSAENLQRAIELGVIDQASHDPALAVQHADLVLVATPVGQMGRVFDAIAPVLPAQAIVSDAGSTKGDVAALMRQHLPKHLGYCVPAHPIAGSDRSGAVAAQYGLFEQRRVVLTPLADTQPDAVAAISHWWQASGATVFTMRPDEHDAVFASVSHLPHLLAFSYVDMIRQKADAERCFDFAATGFRDFTRIAGSHPEMWRDISLANRDALLADLHAYQAQLAQLTQWVEAGDGEALEQMFEQAREARTRWHQGFGKN, encoded by the coding sequence GTGGTGCGCAGCATCGGCAAACTGGTAGTAATTGGCGTGGGCCTGATTGGCGGCTCGTTTGCGCTGGCGATGAAACGCGCCGGCCTGGTCAGCCAGGTGGTGGGCGTGGGCCGTTCAGCAGAAAACCTGCAGCGCGCCATCGAACTGGGGGTGATTGACCAGGCCAGCCACGACCCGGCCCTGGCGGTGCAGCACGCCGACCTGGTGCTGGTGGCCACCCCGGTGGGGCAGATGGGCCGGGTGTTTGACGCCATTGCCCCGGTGCTGCCGGCGCAGGCGATTGTCAGCGACGCCGGCAGCACCAAGGGCGACGTGGCCGCGCTGATGCGCCAGCATCTGCCCAAGCACCTGGGCTACTGCGTGCCCGCCCACCCGATTGCCGGTTCCGACCGCTCTGGCGCGGTGGCCGCGCAGTACGGCCTGTTTGAACAGCGCCGGGTGGTGCTCACCCCGCTGGCCGACACCCAGCCCGACGCAGTAGCCGCCATCAGCCACTGGTGGCAGGCCAGCGGTGCCACGGTGTTCACCATGCGCCCGGACGAGCACGACGCGGTGTTTGCCAGCGTCAGCCACCTGCCGCACCTGCTGGCGTTCAGCTATGTGGACATGATCCGGCAAAAAGCCGACGCCGAGCGCTGCTTCGACTTTGCCGCCACCGGCTTTCGCGACTTTACCCGGATTGCCGGCAGCCACCCGGAAATGTGGCGCGACATCAGCCTGGCCAACCGCGACGCCCTGCTGGCCGACCTGCACGCCTACCAGGCCCAGCTGGCCCAGCTGACGCAGTGGGTGGAAGCCGGCGATGGCGAGGCGTTGGAGCAGATGTTCGAGCAGGCACGCGAAGCCCGCACCCGCTGGCATCAGGGCTTTGGCAAAAACTGA
- a CDS encoding Nudix family hydrolase — MSKMLEVVAGVLQRPDGSFLLASRPPGKAYAGYWEFPGGKIEPGEAPYAALVRELQEELAITVTAATPWLVQQFIYPHAHVHLRFYRISAWQGEPHAQEGQQLRWQHPGQLDVSPMLPANTPILRALSLPDLAALTCAGEIGQARILAALPAQLAHGLRLLLVREPGYSRAELADWVAKLAEHTRPAGCRLLVNADPDWLAGWPIDGVHLNSARLVACRQRPDFAWVGASTHRVDELQHAAKLGLDYALLGHVQPSASHPDAPPLGWEGLACRLTQAGPRLPVYALGGLSAADLACAHQQGAHGVALMRGAWA, encoded by the coding sequence ATGTCCAAGATGCTCGAAGTGGTCGCCGGGGTGCTGCAACGCCCCGACGGCAGTTTTTTGCTGGCCTCGCGCCCGCCCGGCAAGGCCTACGCCGGCTACTGGGAGTTTCCCGGCGGCAAGATTGAACCCGGCGAAGCGCCTTACGCCGCGCTGGTGCGCGAGCTGCAGGAAGAACTGGCCATCACCGTTACCGCCGCCACGCCGTGGCTGGTGCAACAATTTATCTATCCGCACGCCCATGTCCATCTGCGCTTTTACCGCATCAGCGCCTGGCAGGGCGAGCCGCACGCGCAGGAAGGCCAGCAACTGCGCTGGCAACACCCCGGCCAGCTGGACGTCAGTCCAATGCTGCCGGCCAATACGCCCATCTTGCGCGCGCTGTCGCTGCCCGACCTGGCTGCGCTGACCTGCGCGGGCGAAATCGGCCAGGCACGCATTCTGGCCGCGCTGCCGGCACAACTGGCCCACGGCCTGCGTCTGCTGCTGGTGCGCGAACCCGGCTATTCACGCGCCGAACTGGCCGACTGGGTGGCGAAACTGGCCGAACACACCCGCCCCGCCGGTTGCCGGCTACTGGTCAACGCCGACCCCGACTGGCTGGCCGGTTGGCCGATTGACGGCGTGCATCTGAATAGCGCGCGGCTGGTTGCCTGCCGCCAGCGCCCGGACTTTGCCTGGGTGGGCGCATCTACCCACCGGGTGGATGAGTTGCAACACGCCGCCAAGCTGGGGCTGGACTACGCCTTGCTCGGCCATGTGCAGCCCAGCGCCAGCCATCCGGACGCGCCGCCGCTGGGCTGGGAAGGTCTGGCCTGCCGGCTGACCCAGGCTGGCCCGCGCCTGCCGGTATACGCGCTGGGCGGGCTCAGCGCGGCGGATCTGGCCTGCGCACACCAGCAGGGTGCCCACGGCGTGGCGCTGATGCGGGGAGCGTGGGCATGA
- a CDS encoding ATP-binding protein codes for MSTSELSTLLIRAEAVLARLEAWLPPAPAAIDWNATAWRWRVTPGGRGTLEAVSQPHALALDALIGVDEQKARLLRNTRQFVAGRPANNVLLTGARGTGKSSMVKALLPALAAQGLRLIEVDKTHLADLADIVSLVAGRPERFILYCDDLSFEEGDDAYKALKTALDGGIAQRADNVLIYATSNRRHLMPERMQDNLDTRNVNGEIHPGEAVEEKVSLSERFGLWLSFYPFDQDTYLAAVSVWLAHYRLKLTAQAERAALLWALTRGARSGRVAWQFACDWAGRTPAERKAD; via the coding sequence ATGTCCACCTCTGAGCTGAGCACCCTGCTGATTCGCGCCGAAGCCGTGCTGGCGCGCCTGGAAGCCTGGCTGCCGCCTGCCCCGGCTGCCATCGACTGGAACGCCACCGCCTGGCGCTGGCGGGTCACCCCCGGCGGGCGTGGCACGCTGGAAGCCGTGAGCCAGCCGCACGCGCTGGCGCTGGACGCGCTGATCGGCGTGGACGAGCAAAAAGCCCGGCTGCTGCGCAACACCCGCCAGTTTGTGGCTGGCCGACCCGCCAATAATGTGCTGCTGACCGGCGCACGCGGCACCGGCAAGTCGTCGATGGTCAAGGCACTGCTGCCGGCGCTGGCCGCGCAGGGCTTGCGCCTGATTGAAGTGGACAAAACCCATCTGGCCGATCTGGCCGATATTGTCAGTCTGGTGGCGGGGCGGCCCGAGCGCTTCATTCTGTATTGTGATGACCTGTCGTTTGAAGAAGGCGACGATGCCTACAAGGCGCTGAAAACCGCGCTGGACGGCGGCATTGCCCAGCGCGCCGACAATGTGCTGATCTACGCCACCTCCAACCGCCGCCACCTGATGCCCGAGCGCATGCAGGACAACCTCGACACCCGCAACGTCAATGGCGAAATCCACCCCGGCGAAGCGGTAGAAGAAAAAGTTTCGCTGTCTGAGCGCTTTGGCCTGTGGCTGTCGTTTTATCCGTTTGACCAGGACACCTATCTGGCCGCCGTCAGCGTCTGGCTGGCACATTACCGGCTTAAGCTTACCGCCCAGGCCGAACGCGCTGCGCTGCTGTGGGCGCTGACCCGTGGCGCGCGCAGTGGCCGGGTGGCCTGGCAGTTTGCCTGCGACTGGGCCGGGCGTACCCCGGCTGAACGCAAGGCCGACTGA